A single Populus nigra chromosome 13, ddPopNigr1.1, whole genome shotgun sequence DNA region contains:
- the LOC133671123 gene encoding heavy metal-associated isoprenylated plant protein 39-like isoform X1 → MHSGQTEKAVSHRKNCFFFIIQGVLKAVLKLELHDEKAKKKAMKIVSGLSGVDSVSIDMKDKKMTVIGGIDPVCIVAKLRKLCHTEIVTVGPAKEPEKKKDEPKKQGDQKKKDQDQVACQAYNPHMPPYYYVRSVDQDTPNACVIS, encoded by the exons ATGCATAGTGGCCAAACTGAGAAAGCTGTGTCACACAGAAAAAATTGCTTCTTTTTCATAATTCAGGGAGTTTTG AAAGCTGTGTTGAAATTGGAGTTGCATGATGAGAAAGCCAAGAAAAAAGCCATGAAGATAGTCTCTGGTCTTTCag GGGTGGATTCAGTATCCATCGACATGAAGGACAAGAAGATGACAGTGATAGGGGGCATTGATCCAGTATGCATAGTGGCCAAACTGAGAAAGCTGTGTCACACAGAAATAGTCACAGTAGGACCGGCAAAAGAGcctgagaagaaaaaagatgagcCGAAGAAGCAAGGAGATCAGAAGAAGAAAGATCAAGATCAGGTGGCTTGCCAGGCCTATAATCCTCATATGCCCCCATATTATTATGTTAGAAGTGTAGATCAGGATACTCCAAATGCTTGTgtcatttcttaa
- the LOC133670767 gene encoding heavy metal-associated isoprenylated plant protein 39-like isoform X1 produces the protein MEIKKAVLKVELHDEKAKKKAMKTVSGLSGVDSLSIDMKEKKMTVTGDIDPVCIVSKLRKLCCTEIVTVGPAKEPEKKKDETPKKPAGDQKKNPDPVAYRLAYHPHVPPYYYVSCVEDNHNARVIYW, from the exons AAAGCTGTGTTGAAAGTGGAGTTGCATGATGAGAAAGCCAAGAAAAAAGCCATGAAGACAGTCTCTGGTCTTTCag GGGTGGATTCATTATCCATCGacatgaaggagaagaagatgacagTGACAGGGGACATTGATCCAGTATGCATAGTGTCCAAACTGAGAAAGCTGTGTTGCACTGAAATAGTTACAGTCGGACCAGCAAAAGAGCCTGAGAAGAAAAAGGATGAGACGCCGAAGAAGCCAGCAGGAGATCAGAAGAAAAATCCAGATCCGGTGGCTTACCGCCTGGCCTATCATCCTCATGTGCCCCCATATTATTATGTTTCATGTGTAGAGGATAATCATAATGCTCGTGTCATTTATTGGTGA
- the LOC133670511 gene encoding heavy metal-associated isoprenylated plant protein 39-like produces the protein MKKAVLKLELHDEKAKKKAMKTVSGLSGVDSVSIDMKDKKMTVIGDIDPVCVVAKLRKLCHTEIVTVGPAKEPEKKKDEPKKEEPKKQGDQKKKDQDQDQDQVAYQAYNPHMPPYYYVRSVEDTPNAFVIS, from the exons ATGAAG AAAGCTGTGTTGAAATTGGAGTTGCATGATGAGAAAGCCAAGAAAAAAGCCATGAAGACAGTCTCTGGTCTCTCAg GGGTGGATTCAGTATCCATCGACATGAAGGACAAGAAGATGACAGTGATAGGGGACATTGATCCAGTATGCGTAGTGGCCAAACTGAGAAAGCTGTGTCACACAGAAATAGTCACAGTAGGACCGGCAAAAGAGcctgagaagaaaaaagatgagcCCAAGAAAGAAGAGCCGAAGAAGCAAGGAGATCAGAAGAAGAAAGATCAAGATCAAGATCAAGATCAGGTGGCTTACCAGGCCTATAATCCTCATATGCCCCCATATTATTATGTTAGAAGTGTAGAGGATACTCCAAATGCTTTTGTCATTTCTTAA
- the LOC133670766 gene encoding heavy metal-associated isoprenylated plant protein 39-like isoform X1, which yields MKKAVLKLELHDEKAKKKAMKTVSGLSGVDSVSIDMKDKKMTVIGGIDPVCVVAKLRKLCQTEIVTVGPAKEPEKKKDEPKKEEPKKQGDQKKKDQDQDQVAYQAYNPHMPPYYYVRSVEDTPNACVIS from the exons ATGAAG AAAGCTGTGTTGAAATTGGAGTTGCATGATGAGAAAGCCAAGAAAAAAGCCATGAAGACAGTCTCTGGTCTTTCag GGGTGGATTCAGTATCCATCGACATGAAGGACAAGAAGATGACAGTGATAGGGGGCATTGATCCAGTATGCGTAGTGGCCAAACTGAGAAAGCTGTGTCAAACAGAAATAGTCACAGTAGGACCGGCAAAAGAGcctgagaagaaaaaagatgagcCCAAGAAAGAAGAGCCGAAGAAGCAAGGAGATCAGAAGAAGAAAGATCAAGATCAAGATCAGGTGGCTTACCAGGCCTATAATCCTCATATGCCCCCATATTATTATGTTAGAAGTGTAGAGGATACTCCAAATGCTTGTGTCATTTCTTAA
- the LOC133670766 gene encoding heavy metal-associated isoprenylated plant protein 39-like isoform X2 has product MKKAVLKLELHDEKAKKKAMKTVSGLSGVDSVSIDMKDKKMTVIGGIDPVCVVAKLRKLCQTEIVTVGPAKEPEKKKDEPKKEEPKKQGDQKKKDQDQDQLEMGNHVNFVFGGHRV; this is encoded by the exons ATGAAG AAAGCTGTGTTGAAATTGGAGTTGCATGATGAGAAAGCCAAGAAAAAAGCCATGAAGACAGTCTCTGGTCTTTCag GGGTGGATTCAGTATCCATCGACATGAAGGACAAGAAGATGACAGTGATAGGGGGCATTGATCCAGTATGCGTAGTGGCCAAACTGAGAAAGCTGTGTCAAACAGAAATAGTCACAGTAGGACCGGCAAAAGAGcctgagaagaaaaaagatgagcCCAAGAAAGAAGAGCCGAAGAAGCAAGGAGATCAGAAGAAGAAAGATCAAGATCAAGATCAG CTGGAAATGGGAAATCATGTGAACTTTGTGTTTGGCGGACACAGGGTTTGA
- the LOC133671123 gene encoding heavy metal-associated isoprenylated plant protein 39-like isoform X2: MKKAVLKLELHDEKAKKKAMKTVSGLSGVDSVSIDMKDKKMTVIGGIDPVCIVAKLRKLCHTEIVTVGPAKEPEKKKDEPKKQGDQKKKDQDQVACQAYNPHMPPYYYVRSVDQDTPNACVIS, translated from the exons ATGAAG AAAGCTGTGTTGAAATTGGAGTTGCATGATGAGAAAGCCAAGAAAAAAGCCATGAAGACAGTCTCTGGTCTCTCAG GGGTGGATTCAGTATCCATCGACATGAAGGACAAGAAGATGACAGTGATAGGGGGCATTGATCCAGTATGCATAGTGGCCAAACTGAGAAAGCTGTGTCACACAGAAATAGTCACAGTAGGACCGGCAAAAGAGcctgagaagaaaaaagatgagcCGAAGAAGCAAGGAGATCAGAAGAAGAAAGATCAAGATCAGGTGGCTTGCCAGGCCTATAATCCTCATATGCCCCCATATTATTATGTTAGAAGTGTAGATCAGGATACTCCAAATGCTTGTgtcatttcttaa
- the LOC133670767 gene encoding heavy metal-associated isoprenylated plant protein 39-like isoform X2, producing the protein MKKAVLKVELHDEKAKKKAMKTVSGLSGVDSLSIDMKEKKMTVTGDIDPVCIVSKLRKLCCTEIVTVGPAKEPEKKKDETPKKPAGDQKKNPDPVAYRLAYHPHVPPYYYVSCVEDNHNARVIYW; encoded by the exons ATGAAG AAAGCTGTGTTGAAAGTGGAGTTGCATGATGAGAAAGCCAAGAAAAAAGCCATGAAGACAGTCTCTGGTCTTTCag GGGTGGATTCATTATCCATCGacatgaaggagaagaagatgacagTGACAGGGGACATTGATCCAGTATGCATAGTGTCCAAACTGAGAAAGCTGTGTTGCACTGAAATAGTTACAGTCGGACCAGCAAAAGAGCCTGAGAAGAAAAAGGATGAGACGCCGAAGAAGCCAGCAGGAGATCAGAAGAAAAATCCAGATCCGGTGGCTTACCGCCTGGCCTATCATCCTCATGTGCCCCCATATTATTATGTTTCATGTGTAGAGGATAATCATAATGCTCGTGTCATTTATTGGTGA